In the Lysinibacillus sp. PLM2 genome, one interval contains:
- a CDS encoding thiosulfate sulfurtransferase: MGNVFVEAKDVKKEGRFIDTRFNLQDKQWGQLAFNEEHIEGAIYWDLEKHLSDLSKSEGRHPMPSKETLKHLFETAGLSLNDVIYIYDQGAAPFAARAWWMLKYANFPNVFIVNGGFDALKEVGFAVTNEIVTYEPTILELEWNDTIYANRQDVKNIVDGKDKATLVDARAAIRYRGENETIDVKAGHIPTAKNFDWEQLKDGSKLKASEQLLNKFPKNEELVVYCGSGVTASPLYAVLAESGYENIRLYVGSFSDWITQYDIETGENK; this comes from the coding sequence ATGGGAAATGTTTTTGTTGAGGCAAAGGATGTAAAAAAAGAAGGACGTTTTATCGATACTCGTTTTAATCTTCAAGACAAGCAATGGGGTCAGCTTGCTTTTAATGAGGAGCATATTGAAGGGGCAATATATTGGGATTTAGAAAAGCATTTATCCGATTTATCGAAATCAGAAGGCAGGCACCCAATGCCTTCAAAGGAAACTTTAAAACATTTGTTTGAGACAGCTGGACTTTCTTTAAATGATGTGATTTATATTTATGATCAAGGTGCAGCACCATTTGCAGCTCGTGCATGGTGGATGCTAAAATATGCAAATTTCCCAAATGTGTTTATTGTTAATGGCGGCTTTGATGCATTAAAAGAAGTAGGATTTGCGGTTACTAATGAAATCGTGACTTATGAACCCACAATATTAGAATTAGAGTGGAATGATACGATTTATGCAAATCGTCAGGATGTAAAAAATATTGTAGATGGTAAGGATAAGGCGACATTAGTCGATGCCCGTGCAGCAATTCGTTATAGAGGGGAAAATGAAACAATTGATGTAAAAGCAGGACATATTCCAACAGCTAAAAATTTCGATTGGGAACAGTTAAAAGATGGCTCAAAACTTAAAGCATCTGAACAATTGTTAAATAAATTCCCTAAGAATGAAGAACTTGTCGTTTATTGCGGTTCTGGCGTAACTGCTTCGCCATTATATGCAGTTTTAGCAGAATCAGGCTATGAAAATATCCGATTATATGTTGGTAGTTTCAGTGATTGGATTACTCAATACGATATTGAAACTGGTGAAAATAAATAA
- a CDS encoding GTPase, whose translation MSSFEEKLQQLFSQTAVQYIIYEKNEDTERLEKLQLFARKLLQKEYVIAFAGHFSAGKSSMINALSGEDILAASPIPTSANIVKVHKSDVDYAIIHMHHDQPIKFEAGYDFKTVKELSKNGELVSQIEIGHSNSSLPEGVTVMDTPGVDSTDDAHAMSTESALHLADIVFYTMDYNHVQSELNFQFTKQLMKYNPNVYLIVNQIDKHKENELPFDEYKQSVYQSFAAWGVEPKGIFFTSLKKLDHPHNDFLKVKKIVMDSMENYQEQLLLTAESTLKKMHDEHIQYLEGEQKQVFIDNEDTLSKEEWQNREEIIEDYEKLKLQTELFSFDNWNDTFKEKRKDLLDNAAIIPADFREKLRLYLESQQPGFKVGGLFTAKKKTEEEISKRKEELYDQYLSIASSQIIGHLKGLMKQSLRDVGALTEQTASEIDHIKFEIPFSVIEDQIHKGSLVTGDAVLNFANRVAEATKRFFIQETDKWKDQQANLLNEVAKNSQAPVSEKLTQIAFKVNVINNIQSFDDRKQFAEKQLIKLTKDIRDEANKQSNLWIRDFEQSLKDIRLFEPSMLDTKEKKKIETIQAQATQSEVNVSSEEVIKTAITTANAVSKIEGFEEVSQFLMKKVERLEEKDFTIALFGAFSAGKSSFSNALLGSKVLPVSPNPTTAAINKIRPATVEHPHETADVQLKTADQLLEDIKGSYEAIGLSISSLEEAYSRAEEGLKVELVDERLNVHKSFIRAYAKGYPTYKTQLGQTLRVNRSEFELFVAEESRSCFVDNIDFYYDSPLTRMGVTLVDTPGADSINARHTGVAFDYIRNADAILFITYYNHAFAKADREFLIQLGRVKDAFELDKMFFIVNAIDLAETKDEEEDVKNYVHNELQRFGIRFPKIYGVSSLNALKEKVEKNDYQSGMMPFEESFYHFLNEDLTSIAIQSLHEEVEKTHQRLHSLIIQTEENLKRKDERLVELTQLEQKVQKMYANTSTSMLISDMKHELDELLYYVLQRVYYRFPDFFRESYNPSTFASKPAQVALQQALKEILDALKFDFAQELRVTNFRLAQFIQKKFQEKYKEDVRALKELNNSFSFVAYESDEPNLLDFRGPFENYEKYASVKSYFKNTKSFFEKNEKEILKNALEELTKQDAEAYLEKEKEQLLVWATEFIEQEAERLRQHISTEAIAQIDTERLLLQEESRLAAWKAIYSDLQKTEV comes from the coding sequence AAAAGAATATGTAATAGCTTTCGCAGGACATTTCTCTGCTGGTAAATCAAGCATGATTAACGCATTGTCTGGTGAAGACATTTTAGCTGCAAGTCCTATTCCAACAAGTGCGAACATCGTGAAAGTTCATAAATCTGATGTAGATTATGCCATTATTCACATGCATCATGATCAACCGATTAAATTTGAAGCTGGCTACGATTTTAAAACAGTGAAAGAGCTTAGTAAAAATGGAGAGCTTGTTTCTCAAATAGAAATTGGTCATAGTAACTCTTCTTTACCAGAAGGGGTTACGGTGATGGACACACCTGGAGTGGATTCGACAGATGATGCCCATGCAATGTCCACTGAATCAGCTCTTCATCTAGCAGACATTGTTTTTTATACAATGGATTATAATCACGTACAATCTGAATTAAACTTTCAATTTACAAAGCAACTAATGAAATATAATCCGAACGTATATTTAATTGTAAATCAAATCGATAAGCATAAAGAAAACGAATTACCATTTGATGAATACAAGCAATCAGTTTATCAGTCATTTGCTGCATGGGGCGTTGAACCGAAAGGCATTTTCTTCACGTCATTAAAAAAATTAGACCATCCTCATAATGACTTTCTAAAAGTAAAAAAGATCGTCATGGATTCAATGGAAAACTATCAGGAACAGCTTCTTTTGACAGCTGAAAGTACATTGAAAAAAATGCATGATGAACATATACAATATTTAGAAGGAGAGCAAAAGCAAGTATTTATAGATAATGAAGATACTCTTTCTAAGGAAGAGTGGCAAAATCGTGAGGAAATTATAGAAGACTACGAAAAATTAAAATTACAAACTGAGCTTTTTTCATTTGATAATTGGAATGATACATTTAAGGAAAAAAGAAAAGATTTGCTAGACAATGCAGCAATTATTCCGGCTGATTTCAGAGAAAAATTACGATTATATTTGGAATCTCAACAACCTGGATTTAAAGTTGGAGGATTATTTACTGCAAAGAAAAAGACGGAAGAAGAAATTTCAAAACGTAAAGAAGAGTTGTACGATCAGTATTTATCGATTGCAAGTTCTCAAATTATTGGGCATTTAAAAGGATTAATGAAACAATCGTTACGTGATGTAGGGGCCTTAACAGAACAAACCGCATCTGAAATCGATCATATTAAATTTGAAATACCTTTCTCAGTAATAGAAGATCAGATTCATAAGGGGTCGCTTGTTACTGGAGATGCCGTATTAAACTTTGCAAATCGTGTAGCGGAAGCAACAAAGAGATTCTTTATACAGGAAACAGATAAATGGAAGGATCAACAGGCAAATTTATTGAATGAGGTTGCAAAAAACTCACAAGCACCTGTATCTGAAAAATTGACTCAAATTGCTTTCAAAGTAAATGTAATTAACAATATTCAATCTTTCGACGATAGAAAGCAATTTGCGGAAAAACAACTAATTAAACTAACGAAAGATATTCGGGACGAGGCAAATAAGCAAAGTAATTTATGGATAAGAGATTTTGAACAGTCATTAAAGGATATTCGACTGTTTGAACCATCCATGTTAGATACGAAAGAAAAAAAGAAAATCGAAACTATTCAAGCACAAGCAACACAATCAGAAGTTAATGTGAGCAGTGAAGAAGTTATTAAAACTGCTATCACTACTGCAAATGCTGTAAGTAAAATTGAGGGATTTGAGGAAGTTTCACAATTCCTAATGAAAAAAGTAGAACGATTAGAAGAGAAAGACTTTACTATTGCATTATTCGGTGCCTTCAGTGCTGGAAAATCAAGTTTTTCGAATGCTTTACTTGGATCAAAAGTTCTTCCAGTATCACCAAATCCGACGACTGCAGCAATCAATAAAATTCGACCAGCGACAGTTGAGCATCCACATGAAACAGCAGATGTACAATTAAAGACCGCTGACCAGTTATTAGAAGATATTAAAGGTTCTTATGAAGCAATCGGCTTGTCCATTAGCTCTCTTGAGGAAGCATATAGTAGAGCTGAAGAAGGATTGAAGGTTGAATTAGTAGATGAACGACTCAATGTTCATAAATCATTTATTCGTGCCTATGCAAAAGGTTATCCAACCTATAAGACACAGCTTGGACAAACACTTCGAGTAAACCGTTCAGAATTTGAATTGTTTGTTGCTGAAGAAAGCCGTTCATGTTTTGTGGACAATATTGATTTCTACTATGACAGTCCTTTAACTCGTATGGGTGTAACGCTTGTTGATACCCCGGGAGCCGATTCTATTAATGCAAGACATACTGGCGTTGCCTTTGATTATATTCGAAATGCAGATGCAATTTTATTTATCACTTATTATAATCACGCTTTTGCAAAAGCTGACCGTGAATTTTTAATTCAATTAGGCCGTGTAAAAGACGCATTCGAACTTGATAAAATGTTCTTCATTGTAAACGCAATAGATTTAGCTGAAACAAAAGATGAAGAAGAAGATGTGAAAAATTATGTTCATAATGAATTGCAGCGATTTGGAATTCGTTTCCCAAAAATCTATGGAGTTTCAAGTTTAAATGCGTTAAAAGAAAAGGTTGAAAAGAATGACTATCAATCGGGAATGATGCCATTTGAAGAGTCTTTCTATCATTTCTTAAATGAGGATTTAACTTCAATTGCAATCCAATCATTACATGAAGAAGTAGAAAAAACTCATCAGCGATTACACAGTTTAATCATACAAACGGAAGAAAATTTAAAACGTAAAGATGAGCGTCTGGTTGAATTAACACAACTAGAACAAAAAGTTCAAAAAATGTATGCGAACACATCAACGAGTATGCTAATCAGTGATATGAAACATGAGTTAGACGAACTTTTATATTACGTGTTACAGAGGGTTTACTATCGTTTCCCAGATTTCTTTAGGGAGAGCTATAACCCATCAACATTTGCATCAAAACCAGCGCAGGTTGCGTTGCAGCAAGCATTAAAAGAAATATTGGATGCGTTAAAATTTGATTTTGCTCAAGAATTACGAGTAACGAATTTTAGATTAGCTCAATTTATTCAAAAGAAATTCCAAGAAAAGTACAAAGAAGATGTTCGAGCATTGAAAGAATTAAACAATAGTTTCTCTTTTGTTGCGTATGAATCTGATGAGCCAAATTTGTTAGACTTTAGAGGTCCGTTTGAAAATTATGAAAAATACGCTTCAGTAAAATCTTACTTTAAAAATACAAAATCCTTCTTCGAAAAAAATGAAAAAGAAATCTTAAAAAATGCACTAGAAGAATTAACGAAACAAGATGCTGAAGCTTATTTAGAAAAAGAAAAAGAACAGCTGTTAGTTTGGGCTACAGAATTTATTGAACAAGAGGCAGAACGCTTACGTCAGCATATTTCGACTGAAGCAATCGCACAAATTGACACTGAACGATTATTGTTACAAGAAGAAAGTCGTTTAGCTGCATGGAAAGCAATTTATTCTGATTTACAAAAAACGGAGGTTTAA